The following are encoded together in the Ovis aries strain OAR_USU_Benz2616 breed Rambouillet chromosome X, ARS-UI_Ramb_v3.0, whole genome shotgun sequence genome:
- the LOC105607128 gene encoding large ribosomal subunit protein eL13-like, whose product MAPSRNGMILKSHFHKDWQRRVATWFNQPARKIRRLKARQAKARCIAPRPTSGPLRPVVRCPTVRYHMKVRAGRGFSLEELRVAGIHKKVARTIGISLDPRRRNKCTESLQANVQRLKEYRSKLILFPRKPSAPKKGDSSAEELKLATQLTGPVMPIQNVYKKEKARAITEEEKNFKAFASLRMARANARLFGIRAKRAKEAAEQDVEKKK is encoded by the coding sequence ATGGCGCCTAGCCGGAATGGCATGATCCTGAAGTCCCACTTCCACAAGGACTGGCAGCGGCGCGTGGCCACGTGGTTTAACCAGCCGGCTCGCAAGATCCGTAGACTCAAGGCCCGGCAGGCCAAGGCGCGCTGCATTGCCCCGCGCCCCACGTCCGGTCCTCTCCGGCCGGTGGTGAGATGCCCGACGGTCAGGTACCACATGAAGGTTCGTGCCGGCAGGGGCTTCAGCCTGGAGGAGCTTAGGGTGGCCGGCATCCACAAGAAGGTGGCCCGGACCATTGGGATCTCGTTGGACCCGAGGCGGCGGAACAAGTGCACGGAGTCCCTGCAAGCCAACGTGCAGCGGCTCAAGGAGTACCGCTCCAAACTTATCCTGTTCCCCAGGAAGCCCTCGGCCCCCAAGAAGGGAGACAGCTCTGCTGAAGAGCTCAAACTGGCCACTCAGCTGACTGGACCTGTTATGCCCATACAGAATGTCTATAAGAAGGAGAAAGCCAGAGCCATCACAGAGGAGGAGAAGAACTTTAAGGCATTTGCCAGTCTCCGCATGGCCCGTGCCAATGCCCGGCTCTTCGGCATCCGGGCAAAAAGGGCCAAGGAAGCCGCAGAACAGgatgttgaaaagaaaaaataa